The Oryzias latipes chromosome 1, ASM223467v1 genome contains a region encoding:
- the LOC101160959 gene encoding growth arrest-specific protein 8 isoform X1: MTLNPARKSGGLSAANRTERQLLQELVCLKADLEREREEKKLLQLQRDHMLGWRGTVEEKLEEAEAKLRNICKEKQEAEERHQVEISVYKQKLKQILSHQQNTSPHNPLQNQNLQSRGVEKRLQEALTLNHQVELMERSNDYNRRLRDVEVRFDLKMKSLMEEQDRRRAAALRRQKKEAWSHMASLMEEHSRALRGEEELRSAAQEELQEAQQLIKELSAAQEKNQGVQEAQQELQRRLQEEVADLHSMLKEAQEELRDLKEENKLLLQGFCKVQQERDQLLRRQEQSMADLQRRSTLKKELLDRKLLALSRFLERKEAQLLVAPSPPADDLPVSGAEVGLNDSSSGEELEAPSCSSPRAEGGAP, from the exons ATGACG CTAAATCCAGCGAGGAAAAGCGGCGGGCTGTCTGCGGCCAACAGGACCGAACGGCAG ctcctgcaggagctggTTTGTCTGAAGGCAGATCTGGAGCGGGAGCGCGAGGAGAAGAAGCTCCTCCAGCTGCAGAGGGACCACATGCTGGGCTGGAGGGGAACCgtggaggagaagctggaggaagCTGAAGCTAAGCTGAGAAACATCTGCAAGGAGAAGCAGGAGGCGGAGGAGCGCCACCAAGTGGAGATCTCT GTCTACAAGCAGAAGCTGAAGCAGATCCTGTCACATCAGCAGAACACCTCCCCCCACAACCCgctccagaaccagaacctgcagagCAGAGGCGTGGAGAAGCGGCTCCAGGAGGCGCTGACGTTG AATCACCAGGTGGAGCTGATGGAGAGGAGCAATGACTACAACCGCAGGCTGCGAG ACGTGGAGGTCAGGTTTGATCTGAAGATGAAGTcgctgatggaggagcaggaCAGGAGGCGGGCGGCGGCCCTGCGACGGCAGAAGAAGGAGGCGTGGAGCCACATGGCGTCTCTGATGGAGGAGCACAGCAGAGCGCTGCGAGGAGAAGAGGAGCTCCGCTCTGCTGCTCAGGAGGAGCTACAGGAGGCGCAGCAGCTGATCAAGGAGCTTTCTGCCGCGCAGGAGAAGAACCAGGGGGTGCAGGAGGcgcagcaggagctgcagaggcGTCTGCAGGAGGAAGTGGCG GATCTCCATTCTATGCTGAAGGAGGCGCAGGAGGAGCTCAGGGATCTGAAGGAGGAGAACAAACTTCTGCTGCAGGGCTTCTGCAAg GTCCAGCAGGAGCGCGACCAGCTCCTCAGGAGGCAGGAGCAGAGCATGGCAGACCTGCAGAGGAGGAGCACGCTGAAGAaggagctgctggacaggaagcTGCTGGCTCTGAGCCGATTCCTGGAGAGGAAGGAGGCGCAGCTCCTGGTGGCGCCGTCGCCTCCTGCTGACGACCTGCCAGTGAGCGGCGCCGAAGTCGGACTGAACGACTCTAGTTCTGGTGAAGAGCTGGAGGCTCCTTCCTGTAGCTCGCCACGGGCTGAAGGTGGAGCGCCGTGA
- the LOC101160959 gene encoding growth arrest-specific protein 8 isoform X2: protein MTLLQELVCLKADLEREREEKKLLQLQRDHMLGWRGTVEEKLEEAEAKLRNICKEKQEAEERHQVEISVYKQKLKQILSHQQNTSPHNPLQNQNLQSRGVEKRLQEALTLNHQVELMERSNDYNRRLRDVEVRFDLKMKSLMEEQDRRRAAALRRQKKEAWSHMASLMEEHSRALRGEEELRSAAQEELQEAQQLIKELSAAQEKNQGVQEAQQELQRRLQEEVADLHSMLKEAQEELRDLKEENKLLLQGFCKVQQERDQLLRRQEQSMADLQRRSTLKKELLDRKLLALSRFLERKEAQLLVAPSPPADDLPVSGAEVGLNDSSSGEELEAPSCSSPRAEGGAP, encoded by the exons ATGACG ctcctgcaggagctggTTTGTCTGAAGGCAGATCTGGAGCGGGAGCGCGAGGAGAAGAAGCTCCTCCAGCTGCAGAGGGACCACATGCTGGGCTGGAGGGGAACCgtggaggagaagctggaggaagCTGAAGCTAAGCTGAGAAACATCTGCAAGGAGAAGCAGGAGGCGGAGGAGCGCCACCAAGTGGAGATCTCT GTCTACAAGCAGAAGCTGAAGCAGATCCTGTCACATCAGCAGAACACCTCCCCCCACAACCCgctccagaaccagaacctgcagagCAGAGGCGTGGAGAAGCGGCTCCAGGAGGCGCTGACGTTG AATCACCAGGTGGAGCTGATGGAGAGGAGCAATGACTACAACCGCAGGCTGCGAG ACGTGGAGGTCAGGTTTGATCTGAAGATGAAGTcgctgatggaggagcaggaCAGGAGGCGGGCGGCGGCCCTGCGACGGCAGAAGAAGGAGGCGTGGAGCCACATGGCGTCTCTGATGGAGGAGCACAGCAGAGCGCTGCGAGGAGAAGAGGAGCTCCGCTCTGCTGCTCAGGAGGAGCTACAGGAGGCGCAGCAGCTGATCAAGGAGCTTTCTGCCGCGCAGGAGAAGAACCAGGGGGTGCAGGAGGcgcagcaggagctgcagaggcGTCTGCAGGAGGAAGTGGCG GATCTCCATTCTATGCTGAAGGAGGCGCAGGAGGAGCTCAGGGATCTGAAGGAGGAGAACAAACTTCTGCTGCAGGGCTTCTGCAAg GTCCAGCAGGAGCGCGACCAGCTCCTCAGGAGGCAGGAGCAGAGCATGGCAGACCTGCAGAGGAGGAGCACGCTGAAGAaggagctgctggacaggaagcTGCTGGCTCTGAGCCGATTCCTGGAGAGGAAGGAGGCGCAGCTCCTGGTGGCGCCGTCGCCTCCTGCTGACGACCTGCCAGTGAGCGGCGCCGAAGTCGGACTGAACGACTCTAGTTCTGGTGAAGAGCTGGAGGCTCCTTCCTGTAGCTCGCCACGGGCTGAAGGTGGAGCGCCGTGA
- the LOC105358218 gene encoding kinesin-like protein KIF16B, translated as LFSPRLSPLPLRPRRQCVASRPVRCHGVQEPIKVVIPRYVLRGQGKDEHFEFEVKMTVMDETWTVFRRYSRFREMHKALRLKHPELLTLEFPPKMLFGNRDERLVAERRGLLERYLRRLFRVMLASGTSPLRADDDGVYRLSKRSVCEFSLFFKKGVFESSSHGTG; from the exons TTATTTTCGCCCCgcctctcccccctccccctccgaCCGCGGCGGCAGTGCGTGGCGTCCCGTCCCGTCAGGTGCCACGGCGTGCAGGAGCCCATCAAGGTGGTCATTCCTCGCTACGTTCTGCGCGGCCAGGGGAAGGACGAGCACTTCGAGTTCGAGGTCAAG atgaCGGTGATGGACGAGACGTGGACGGTCTTCAGGCGCTACAGCCGCTTCAGAGAGATGCACAAGGCGCTGAGGCTGAAGCACCCAGAG CTGCTGACTCTGGAGTTCCCGCCAAAGATGCTGTTTGGAAACCGGGACGAGCGACTGGTGGCGGAGCGGCGGGGCCTCCTGGAG cGGTACCTGCGGAGACTCTTCCGGGTCATGCTGGCGTCGGGAACCTCCCCCCTCCGAGCCGATGACGACGGCGTTTACCGACTTTCCAAACGCAGCGTGTGCGAGTTCTCGCTGTTCTTCAAGAAGGGGGTGTTCGAGTCCAGCAGCCACGGAACCGGCTGA
- the LOC105358217 gene encoding uncharacterized protein LOC105358217: MLLLVCLLSAAGLRVCSGILQQVAPLHSVAVLPCPHAGEDVTWSRFQNGAKLVLVTIREGRETRLDRRFGSQADGSLVIIQTEASDESVYVCNQKHRVYLTVTSDAKQIPSKAPPEPGPRGGDPEDPRGGSAEIQETSGWWKLPAGVVTGAALVLLSAFILRFCSAKRAEKTDGRDRSLPDVVYEEIQVIGELNRGPLCCSQPAGGNPHSTGPHPEEMRTKDNEIYSSDP, translated from the exons ATGCTGCTCCTCGTCTGCCTCCTCTCGGCTGCAGGACTCCGCGTCTGCTCAG GAATCCTCCAGCAGGTGGCGCCGCTGCACTCGGTGGCCGTACTCCCATGTCCTCATGCAGGAGAAGACGTGACCTGGAGCAGATTTCAAAACGGGGCCAAGCTGGTTCTGGTCACCATCAGAGAGGGCCGGGAGACGAGGCTGGACCGGCGGTTCGGTTCCCAGGCCGACGGCTCGCTGGTCATCATCCAGACGGAAGCTTCTGATGAGTCCGTCTACGTCTGCAACCAGAAGCACCGAGTTTATCTGACGGTGACCTCAGATGCAAAGCAGATCCCCTCAAAAGCTCCCCCAGAACCAGGACCACGAGGAGGCGACCCTGAAGACCCGCGGGGCGGATCTGCAGAGATCCAGGAGACCTCCGGCTGGTGGAAGCTTCCTGCGGGTGTGGTAACCGGGGCAGCTCTGGTTCTGCTCTCCGCCTTCATCCTGAGGTTCTGCTCGGCGAAGAGAGCAGAGAAGACCGACGGCAGAGACCGGAGCCTTCCTGACGTGGTCTACGAGGAGATCCAGGTCATCGGCGAGCTCAACAGAGGTCCACTGTGCTGCTCTCAGCCGGCGGGCGGGAACCCGCACAGCACCGGCCCACATCCTGAGGAGATGAGGACCAAAGACAACGAGATCTACTCCAGTGATCCGTAA